The proteins below come from a single Mycobacterium parmense genomic window:
- a CDS encoding Rv1535 family protein — translation MTAVLYDEVVAVAPARKLTVVRDADTVAAAAPKKATRGADVLRSVAAGDPLVDGAARLLSIPLRHVYAALWRAGVLEVRA, via the coding sequence ATGACCGCAGTTCTGTACGACGAAGTGGTAGCCGTGGCCCCCGCCCGCAAGCTGACGGTGGTGCGCGACGCCGACACCGTCGCAGCCGCGGCACCCAAGAAGGCGACGCGCGGCGCCGACGTCCTGCGTTCCGTCGCGGCCGGCGACCCGCTGGTGGACGGCGCGGCCCGGCTGCTGAGCATCCCGCTGCGCCACGTGTACGCCGCCCTGTGGCGGGCCGGTGTGCTCGAAGTGCGGGCCTGA
- a CDS encoding NAD(P)H-dependent flavin oxidoreductase has product MRTAVAEMLGVEFPICAFSHCRDVVAAVTNAGGFGVLGAVAHSPQRLEKELCWIDEQTGGKPYGVDLLLPPKYVGAERGGIDAKQARTLLPEEHRAFVDDLLSRYGVTAAPDEGLASAGGLNISPKGYEPLVEVAFAHRIRLIASALGSPPADLVERAHDHDVLVAALAGTTRHARRHAELGVDLIVAQGTEAGGHTGEVATMVLVPEVVDAVAPTPVLAAGGIARGRQVAAALALGAEGVWCGSVWLTTEEAETVPVVKEKFLAATSSDTVRSRSLTGKPARMLRTAWTDEWERRDSPDPLGMPLQSALVTESQVRINKAAAQSGSQARELATYFVGQVVGSLDRVRPARSVVLDMVEEFIDTIGRLDGLVDR; this is encoded by the coding sequence ATGCGAACCGCAGTGGCCGAGATGCTCGGCGTCGAGTTCCCCATCTGTGCCTTCAGCCATTGCCGAGACGTGGTGGCGGCGGTGACCAACGCCGGCGGATTCGGAGTCCTCGGCGCCGTCGCACACAGCCCCCAGCGGCTCGAAAAGGAGCTGTGCTGGATCGACGAGCAGACCGGGGGCAAACCCTACGGCGTCGATTTGTTGTTGCCGCCGAAGTACGTCGGTGCCGAGCGGGGCGGGATCGACGCGAAACAGGCCCGCACACTGTTGCCCGAGGAACACCGCGCGTTCGTCGACGACCTGCTGTCCCGCTACGGCGTCACCGCGGCCCCCGACGAGGGGCTGGCCTCCGCGGGCGGCCTCAACATCTCACCGAAGGGCTACGAGCCGCTGGTGGAAGTGGCTTTCGCCCACCGCATTCGGCTGATCGCGAGCGCGCTCGGCTCGCCGCCCGCCGACCTGGTCGAGCGCGCCCACGACCACGATGTGCTGGTCGCCGCGCTGGCCGGCACCACGCGGCACGCGCGGCGGCACGCGGAGCTGGGCGTCGACCTCATCGTCGCGCAGGGCACCGAGGCAGGCGGGCACACCGGCGAGGTGGCCACCATGGTGCTGGTGCCGGAGGTCGTGGACGCGGTCGCGCCGACTCCCGTGCTGGCCGCGGGCGGCATCGCCCGCGGTCGTCAGGTCGCCGCGGCTCTGGCCCTCGGGGCCGAGGGCGTGTGGTGCGGGTCGGTCTGGCTGACCACCGAAGAGGCCGAGACGGTCCCCGTCGTCAAGGAGAAGTTCCTGGCCGCGACCTCCTCGGACACCGTGCGCTCGCGCTCGCTGACGGGCAAGCCGGCGCGGATGCTCCGCACGGCCTGGACCGACGAGTGGGAGCGGCGGGACAGCCCCGATCCGCTGGGCATGCCGTTGCAAAGCGCGCTGGTCACCGAGTCGCAGGTGCGCATCAACAAGGCGGCCGCCCAGTCGGGTTCTCAGGCCCGCGAGCTGGCCACCTATTTCGTGGGTCAGGTGGTCGGTTCGCTGGATCGGGTCCGGCCGGCGCGTTCGGTCGTCCTGGACATGGTCGAGGAGTTCATCGACACGATCGGGCGCCTCGACGGCCTGGTGGACAGGTGA
- a CDS encoding carboxymuconolactone decarboxylase family protein produces MTSARVPGLPLGEAKAAADEAAVPDYMAELSIFQVLLHHPPLARAINDLLATMLWHGALDQRLRELVIMRIGWLTACDYEWTQHWRVASRLGVTADDLLGVRDWQNYEPFGPAERAVLAATDDVVRDGAVSAASWAACRREFNGDTKVLIEIVSAIGAWRMVASILQSLEVPLEDGVSSWPPDGRPPG; encoded by the coding sequence ATGACATCAGCGCGAGTGCCCGGATTGCCGCTCGGCGAGGCCAAGGCCGCCGCCGACGAGGCGGCCGTGCCCGACTACATGGCCGAACTCAGCATTTTCCAAGTCCTGCTGCACCATCCGCCGTTGGCTCGCGCCATCAACGACCTGCTCGCCACGATGCTCTGGCACGGCGCACTCGACCAGCGGCTGCGCGAGCTGGTCATCATGCGGATCGGCTGGCTCACCGCCTGCGATTACGAATGGACGCAGCACTGGCGCGTCGCCTCGCGGTTGGGGGTGACCGCCGACGACTTGCTCGGGGTGCGTGACTGGCAGAACTACGAGCCGTTCGGGCCGGCTGAGCGCGCCGTGCTGGCGGCCACCGACGACGTGGTGCGCGACGGCGCGGTCAGCGCCGCCAGCTGGGCGGCGTGTCGGCGCGAATTCAACGGCGATACAAAGGTTCTCATCGAAATCGTGAGCGCGATCGGCGCGTGGCGCATGGTCGCGTCGATTCTGCAGAGCCTGGAGGTTCCGCTGGAGGACGGCGTCTCGAGCTGGCCACCGGACGGTCGCCCGCCCGGCTGA
- the pks2 gene encoding sulfolipid-1 biosynthesis phthioceranic/hydroxyphthioceranic acid synthase — MACRLPGGIDSPDLFWEALLRGDDLVKEIPADRWDVDYYYDPEPGVPGRSVCKWGSFLDSVGDFDPEFFGITEKEATAMDPQHRLLMETAWEAMEYAGLTKDTIAKETGVFVGLNYGDYQFVHAATDAFDGPYGNPGTISCMASGRVSYALGLHGPASTVDTACSSGLFAIHQACRSLHDGESNMAFAGGVNVMMEPRRSVSASAGGMLSGTGHCHAFDVKADGFVSGEGCVVLLLKRLTDAQRDGDRILGVIRGTAANQDGHTMNIAMPSGEAQAAVYRAALAAAGVDARTVGMVEAHGTGTPVGDPIEYASTAEVYGKDNPCVLGASKTNFGHTQAAAGALGLMKAVLCVQHGVVPKNLHFEGLPEEMARIQTGLFIPQDTTRWPLESGQPRRAAVSAYGISGTNVHAIVEEAPEPLSRNGVVTKPSRDETLVFPLSSSSTDGLKETAVRLAEWVEAHSAELAMPDLAYTLARRRGHRSVRTTVLANSTHELVTALREVADSELPFQEVVGQEERGPVWVFSGQGSQWAAMGADLLANEPAFAATIAEIEPLISAESGFSVTEALTAPEKVTGIDRVQPTLFAVQVALAATMKSYGVAPGAVIGHSMGESAAAVVAGALSLADGVRVICRRSRLMTKIAGAGAMASVELPAQQVLSELMARGINDAVVAVVASPQSTVIGGATETVRELVAVWEQREVMAREVAVDVASHSPQVDPILDELYDVLADVEPLTPEVPYYSATSFDPREEPYCDANYWIDNLRHTVRFSAAVQAALEDGYRVFAELSPHPLLTHAVDQTARSLDMTVAALAAMRREQPLPHGLRGLLGDLFTTGASVDFSVLYPAGHLVDAPLSAWTHRTLLLSRDGHSSRALRSSVAVHPLMGQHVRLPEEPERHVWQAEIGTATLPWLADHQVHGTATLPGAAYCEMALAAAGTVFGEAAGVRDVRFEQMLMLDEETQVSLTATAEVPGCLTFAVETNEDGVKARRASAVLHSLDDYEVPAVHDIEALLAAHPSRLEGADLRDAMDLCGIQYGPAFTGLTAALTAEGAGTTVLAEIGLPSVIRTQQTSYGVHPALLDACFQSVAAHPSVAGASLGGLLLPLGVRELRAYGPVHAARYCYSRVTAAAGGAVEADLDLLDKHGAVLLTVRGLQMGTGVSAAGERARVMGERLLTVEWQQRQLPAVATTEPGSWLLVSTSDAADMVATAFTDAMKLHDAESATLAWHQDADHAVVAEQLRDQIARVGYSGIVVLTGPRTDNPDDQPARRGGDLVHHLVRITRELPEIQGEAPRLYVVTRGAQNVLSEDVANLEQGGLRGLLRVIGAEHPHLHTTHIDVDEATGAEQVVRQLLLAGPDEDETAWRNDEWYTARLCPSPLRPEERKTTVAAHENDGMRMQIRMPGDLQTMEFAAFDRVPPGPGQIEVAVTASSINFADVLNAFGRYQSLDGILPQLGTDFAGVVTAVGPDVTNHKVGDHVGGMSPNGCWATFVTCDARLATTLPEGLTDAQAAAVTTAHATAWYGLNDLARIKAGDKVLIHSGTGGVGQAAIAIARAAGAEIFATAGSEQRRQMLRDMGIEHVYDSRTVDFADEIRRDTEGYGVDIVLNSVTGAAQLAGLKLLALGGRFVEIGKLDIYGDTKLGLFPFRRNLAFWGVDLGLMSVSHPQQVSEVLSTVYRLTAEGVLPMPEATHYPLAEAATAIRVMSAAEHTGKLILDIPQAGRSSVVLPPEQAPVYRRDGSYIITGGLGGLGLFLAEKMAAAGAGRIVLTSRSQPTQRALETIELVRSIGSDVVVECGDIAEAETAERLVATATATGLPLRGVLHAAAVVEDATLTNITDELIDRDWAPKVYGAWNLHQATASAELDWFCSFSSAAALLGSPGQGAYAAANSWLDAFTYWRRAQGLPATSIAWGAWGEIGRGAGFAEGTGAAITPDEGAYAFESLLRHDRAYTGYTPLIGTPWIASFAERSKFLEMFKSAGEKRSGSSKLRAELAELPLDEWPSRLRRLLSEQIGLILRRNIDPDHPLSEYGLDSLGNLELRTHIEAQTGVRITSADITTVRGLADHLFDKLAPKEDAPA; from the coding sequence ATGGCGTGCCGGCTGCCCGGGGGAATCGACTCCCCTGACCTCTTTTGGGAAGCGTTGCTGCGAGGCGACGACCTTGTCAAGGAAATTCCTGCGGACCGCTGGGACGTCGACTACTACTACGACCCCGAACCCGGCGTTCCCGGCCGGTCGGTTTGCAAGTGGGGCTCCTTCCTGGACAGCGTGGGCGACTTCGACCCCGAGTTCTTCGGCATCACCGAAAAAGAAGCGACCGCGATGGACCCTCAGCACCGGCTGCTGATGGAGACCGCGTGGGAGGCCATGGAGTATGCCGGCCTCACTAAGGACACGATCGCCAAGGAGACCGGCGTCTTCGTCGGATTGAACTACGGCGACTACCAATTCGTGCACGCCGCCACCGACGCCTTCGACGGCCCGTACGGCAACCCCGGAACCATCTCCTGCATGGCGTCGGGACGCGTCTCCTACGCGCTCGGCCTGCACGGTCCCGCGTCGACGGTGGACACCGCCTGCTCGTCGGGCCTGTTCGCCATCCACCAGGCCTGCCGCAGCCTGCACGACGGCGAGAGCAACATGGCCTTCGCGGGCGGTGTCAACGTGATGATGGAGCCGCGCCGGTCCGTTTCGGCGTCGGCGGGCGGCATGCTGTCGGGCACCGGGCACTGCCACGCGTTCGACGTCAAGGCCGACGGCTTCGTGTCCGGCGAGGGCTGCGTCGTGCTGCTTCTCAAGCGCCTCACCGACGCGCAGCGTGACGGCGACCGGATCCTGGGCGTCATCCGCGGCACGGCCGCCAACCAGGACGGCCACACCATGAACATCGCGATGCCGTCCGGCGAGGCGCAGGCCGCGGTGTACCGCGCGGCGCTCGCCGCGGCCGGCGTCGACGCCCGCACCGTCGGCATGGTCGAGGCGCACGGCACGGGCACCCCCGTCGGCGACCCGATCGAGTACGCGAGCACCGCCGAGGTGTACGGCAAGGACAACCCCTGCGTGCTGGGTGCCTCCAAGACCAACTTCGGCCACACCCAGGCCGCCGCGGGCGCACTCGGCCTGATGAAGGCCGTCCTCTGCGTCCAGCACGGCGTGGTCCCGAAGAACCTCCACTTCGAGGGCCTGCCCGAGGAGATGGCGCGGATCCAGACCGGCCTGTTCATCCCGCAGGACACCACACGGTGGCCCCTGGAGAGCGGCCAGCCCCGGCGCGCGGCCGTGTCGGCGTACGGCATCTCGGGCACCAACGTGCACGCGATCGTCGAGGAAGCCCCCGAGCCGCTTTCCCGCAACGGCGTGGTGACCAAGCCGAGCCGCGACGAGACGCTGGTGTTCCCGCTGTCGTCGTCGTCGACGGACGGCCTGAAGGAGACCGCGGTCCGGCTGGCCGAGTGGGTCGAGGCGCACTCCGCGGAGCTCGCGATGCCCGACCTGGCCTACACCCTGGCCCGCCGGCGTGGACACCGCTCGGTGCGCACCACCGTGCTGGCCAACAGCACCCACGAGCTGGTGACGGCGCTCCGCGAGGTCGCCGACAGCGAACTGCCCTTCCAAGAGGTGGTGGGCCAGGAGGAGCGCGGCCCGGTCTGGGTGTTCTCCGGGCAGGGGTCCCAATGGGCCGCCATGGGCGCGGACCTGCTGGCGAACGAGCCCGCCTTCGCCGCGACCATCGCCGAGATCGAGCCGCTGATCTCCGCCGAGTCCGGCTTCTCGGTGACCGAAGCGCTGACCGCACCCGAGAAGGTGACCGGTATCGACCGGGTGCAGCCGACGCTGTTCGCCGTGCAGGTCGCGCTGGCCGCCACCATGAAGTCCTACGGGGTCGCCCCCGGCGCGGTCATCGGCCACTCGATGGGTGAGTCCGCGGCGGCTGTGGTCGCGGGAGCGCTCTCGCTCGCCGACGGCGTGCGCGTCATCTGCCGCCGCTCACGGCTGATGACCAAGATCGCCGGCGCCGGCGCGATGGCGTCGGTGGAACTGCCTGCACAGCAGGTGCTTTCGGAGCTCATGGCGCGCGGCATCAACGACGCCGTGGTGGCGGTGGTGGCGTCCCCGCAGTCCACCGTGATCGGCGGCGCGACCGAGACCGTCCGCGAGCTGGTGGCCGTCTGGGAGCAGCGCGAGGTGATGGCCCGCGAGGTCGCCGTCGACGTCGCGTCGCACTCGCCGCAGGTGGACCCGATCCTCGACGAGCTCTACGACGTCCTGGCGGACGTCGAGCCGTTGACTCCCGAGGTGCCCTACTACTCGGCCACGTCGTTCGACCCGCGCGAGGAGCCGTACTGCGACGCCAACTACTGGATCGACAACCTGCGCCACACGGTGCGGTTCTCGGCGGCGGTGCAGGCTGCACTGGAAGACGGCTACCGCGTCTTCGCCGAGCTGTCGCCGCACCCGCTGCTCACCCACGCCGTCGACCAGACCGCCCGCAGCCTCGACATGACGGTGGCCGCCCTCGCCGCGATGCGGCGCGAGCAGCCGCTGCCCCACGGCCTGCGCGGCCTGCTCGGTGACCTGTTCACCACCGGCGCCTCGGTCGACTTCTCGGTGCTCTACCCCGCCGGCCACCTCGTGGACGCCCCGCTGTCCGCGTGGACCCACCGAACGCTGCTGCTGAGCCGCGACGGCCACAGCTCGCGCGCGCTGCGCTCCAGCGTCGCGGTGCACCCGCTGATGGGCCAGCACGTGCGCCTGCCCGAGGAGCCGGAGCGCCACGTGTGGCAGGCCGAGATCGGCACCGCAACGCTGCCCTGGCTGGCCGACCACCAGGTGCACGGCACGGCGACCCTGCCGGGCGCGGCGTACTGCGAGATGGCGCTGGCCGCGGCCGGCACCGTGTTCGGCGAGGCGGCCGGGGTTCGCGACGTCCGCTTCGAGCAGATGCTGATGCTCGACGAGGAGACGCAGGTCAGCCTCACCGCCACGGCGGAGGTGCCCGGTTGCCTCACCTTTGCGGTGGAGACCAACGAGGACGGCGTGAAAGCGCGCCGCGCGTCGGCGGTGCTGCACTCCCTGGACGACTACGAAGTGCCCGCCGTCCACGACATCGAGGCCCTGCTGGCCGCTCACCCGAGCCGCCTGGAAGGCGCCGATCTGCGCGACGCCATGGACCTGTGCGGAATCCAGTACGGCCCGGCGTTCACCGGCCTCACCGCCGCGCTCACCGCCGAAGGAGCGGGTACCACGGTGCTCGCCGAGATCGGACTGCCCAGCGTGATCCGCACGCAGCAGACCAGCTACGGCGTGCACCCGGCGTTGCTCGACGCCTGCTTCCAGTCGGTCGCCGCCCACCCGAGTGTCGCCGGCGCCAGCCTGGGCGGCCTGCTGCTGCCGCTGGGCGTGCGCGAGCTGCGGGCCTACGGCCCGGTGCACGCGGCCCGCTACTGCTACTCGCGGGTGACCGCGGCCGCGGGCGGAGCCGTCGAAGCCGACCTGGACCTGCTGGACAAGCACGGGGCCGTGCTGCTGACCGTCCGCGGCCTGCAGATGGGCACCGGCGTCTCGGCCGCGGGCGAGCGCGCACGCGTCATGGGCGAGCGGCTGCTGACCGTCGAGTGGCAACAGCGGCAGCTGCCCGCGGTCGCCACCACCGAGCCCGGATCGTGGCTGCTGGTCAGCACCTCCGACGCCGCCGACATGGTGGCGACGGCGTTCACCGACGCGATGAAGTTGCACGACGCGGAGTCCGCGACCCTGGCCTGGCATCAGGATGCCGACCACGCGGTCGTCGCCGAGCAGCTGCGTGACCAGATCGCCCGGGTGGGTTACTCGGGGATCGTGGTGCTCACCGGACCACGCACCGACAACCCGGACGACCAGCCCGCCCGCCGGGGTGGAGACCTCGTCCACCACCTGGTTCGCATCACCCGCGAACTGCCGGAGATCCAGGGCGAGGCGCCGCGGCTCTACGTCGTCACGCGCGGTGCGCAGAACGTGCTGTCCGAGGATGTCGCCAACCTCGAGCAGGGTGGGCTGCGGGGACTGCTGCGGGTGATCGGCGCCGAGCACCCCCACCTGCACACCACCCACATCGACGTCGACGAGGCGACCGGTGCCGAGCAGGTGGTGCGCCAGCTGCTGCTGGCGGGTCCCGACGAGGACGAGACGGCGTGGCGCAACGACGAGTGGTACACGGCGCGCCTATGCCCCTCTCCCCTGCGTCCCGAGGAGCGCAAGACCACTGTCGCCGCCCACGAGAACGACGGCATGCGCATGCAGATCCGCATGCCAGGCGACCTGCAGACCATGGAGTTCGCCGCATTCGACCGGGTACCTCCGGGCCCCGGGCAGATCGAGGTCGCGGTGACCGCGTCGAGCATCAACTTCGCCGACGTCCTCAACGCGTTCGGCCGCTACCAGAGCCTGGACGGCATCCTGCCGCAGCTCGGCACCGACTTCGCGGGTGTGGTGACGGCCGTCGGACCGGATGTCACCAACCACAAGGTGGGCGACCACGTCGGCGGCATGTCGCCCAACGGCTGCTGGGCCACGTTCGTCACGTGCGACGCGCGCCTGGCCACCACCCTGCCGGAGGGGCTGACCGACGCCCAGGCGGCGGCGGTGACCACCGCGCACGCCACGGCGTGGTACGGCCTGAACGACCTGGCCCGCATCAAGGCCGGCGACAAGGTGCTGATCCACTCCGGGACCGGTGGCGTCGGGCAGGCGGCGATCGCCATCGCCCGCGCCGCGGGGGCCGAGATCTTCGCCACCGCCGGTAGCGAGCAGCGTCGACAGATGTTGCGCGACATGGGCATCGAGCACGTGTACGACTCCCGCACCGTCGACTTCGCCGACGAGATTCGTCGCGACACCGAGGGCTACGGCGTGGACATCGTGCTCAACTCCGTGACCGGGGCCGCCCAACTCGCGGGGCTGAAGCTGCTGGCGCTGGGCGGGCGGTTCGTGGAGATCGGCAAGCTCGACATCTACGGGGACACCAAGCTGGGTCTCTTCCCGTTCCGCCGCAACCTCGCCTTCTGGGGTGTCGACCTCGGGCTGATGTCGGTGAGCCACCCGCAGCAGGTCAGTGAGGTCCTGAGCACGGTGTACCGGCTGACCGCCGAGGGCGTGCTGCCGATGCCGGAGGCTACGCACTACCCGCTGGCCGAGGCCGCCACGGCGATCCGGGTCATGAGCGCGGCCGAGCACACCGGCAAGCTCATTCTCGACATCCCGCAGGCGGGACGCAGCAGCGTGGTGTTGCCGCCGGAGCAGGCGCCGGTCTACCGGCGCGACGGCTCGTACATCATCACCGGTGGCCTGGGCGGCCTGGGCTTGTTCCTAGCCGAGAAGATGGCGGCGGCCGGCGCGGGCCGGATCGTACTCACCTCTCGCTCGCAGCCAACCCAAAGGGCTTTGGAGACAATCGAACTCGTTCGTTCGATCGGCTCTGATGTGGTGGTGGAATGCGGCGACATCGCCGAGGCCGAGACCGCAGAGCGGTTGGTCGCGACGGCGACGGCCACCGGCCTGCCACTGCGTGGCGTGCTGCACGCGGCGGCGGTGGTCGAGGATGCCACCCTGACCAACATCACGGACGAGTTGATCGACCGCGACTGGGCACCCAAGGTGTACGGCGCGTGGAACCTGCACCAGGCCACCGCGTCCGCGGAGCTGGACTGGTTCTGCTCCTTCTCCTCGGCGGCGGCCCTGCTGGGCTCGCCCGGTCAGGGGGCCTACGCCGCGGCGAACAGCTGGCTGGACGCGTTCACCTACTGGCGACGCGCTCAGGGGCTGCCGGCCACCTCGATCGCCTGGGGCGCCTGGGGCGAGATCGGTCGCGGTGCGGGGTTCGCGGAGGGCACGGGTGCCGCGATCACTCCGGACGAAGGCGCGTACGCGTTCGAGTCGCTGCTGCGCCACGACCGCGCGTACACGGGTTACACCCCGCTGATTGGCACACCCTGGATTGCATCCTTCGCGGAACGCAGCAAGTTCCTCGAGATGTTCAAGTCCGCGGGTGAAAAGCGTTCGGGCTCAAGCAAACTGCGCGCCGAGCTGGCAGAGCTGCCACTCGACGAGTGGCCGAGCCGGTTGCGGCGTCTGCTCTCCGAGCAGATCGGCCTGATCCTGCGCCGTAACATCGATCCCGATCACCCGTTGTCCGAATACGGCCTCGACTCACTGGGCAACCTGGAGTTGCGCACGCACATCGAGGCTCAGACAGGGGTTCGCATCACGTCTGCCGACATCACCACCGTTCGGGGGCTGGCGGATCACCTCTTCGACAAATTGGCGCCCAAAGAAGACGCGCCTGCGTAA
- a CDS encoding condensation domain-containing protein, giving the protein MFIGGGSEHDSLRVGNAYDWDPGSGTIVTWQPTPGCVAKALQAPVSPVPPSSMQAGHLRGYVEFRDKGLDYSRAVMGSWDVPGKCDIRAMTYVINAHLRRHATYHSWFEYNGADNIVRHTLKNPRDIQFVAKDYGVLTQAEWQDHVLATPNPLQWDCFRFGIVQHEEKFSLYAVVDHLHCDPMLIAGLYVEILMNYTSLLEGKAPVTLPPAASYDEFCLREAQTVSSMTVDSPEVRKWIEFAEANGGTLPDFPLPLGDQTIPCGGDVHVQQLLGPDQTAQFEAMCQRAGARFSGGLFACAALAHHELSGADTYYGLTPTDKRKSPADFMTVGWFTGVVPFTVPIDPNSFEETARAAQASFDANMSCSNVPFDRVLELAPWLKKYGPQFTMMSYMDAGLPPLSAIVATALDGVNATAFTDGRSPAYMYSTVFRLFDEVSIMISYPNNPVARESVIRYTDTLKSVFDRVVSGSLAAVPVRVAR; this is encoded by the coding sequence GTGTTCATCGGAGGAGGCTCTGAGCACGACAGCCTGCGGGTTGGTAACGCCTACGACTGGGACCCGGGCTCGGGCACCATCGTGACGTGGCAGCCCACGCCGGGTTGCGTTGCGAAAGCACTGCAAGCGCCAGTGAGTCCCGTCCCGCCCAGCTCCATGCAGGCAGGTCACCTTCGCGGCTACGTGGAGTTCCGTGACAAGGGCCTGGACTATTCGCGGGCCGTCATGGGCTCGTGGGACGTCCCGGGCAAGTGCGACATCCGCGCGATGACCTACGTCATCAACGCGCACCTCCGGCGGCACGCGACCTACCACAGCTGGTTCGAGTACAACGGTGCGGACAACATCGTCCGGCACACGCTCAAGAACCCGCGCGACATCCAGTTCGTCGCGAAGGACTACGGCGTGCTGACCCAGGCGGAGTGGCAGGACCACGTGCTGGCCACGCCCAATCCGCTGCAATGGGACTGCTTCCGCTTCGGCATCGTTCAGCACGAGGAGAAATTCTCGCTCTACGCGGTCGTCGACCACCTGCACTGCGACCCGATGCTGATCGCCGGCCTGTACGTCGAGATCCTGATGAACTACACCTCCCTCCTCGAGGGCAAGGCTCCGGTGACGTTGCCGCCGGCGGCCAGCTACGACGAGTTCTGCCTGCGCGAGGCCCAAACCGTGTCGTCCATGACGGTGGATTCGCCCGAGGTGCGCAAATGGATCGAGTTCGCCGAGGCCAACGGCGGAACCCTGCCGGACTTCCCGCTGCCGCTGGGGGATCAGACGATCCCGTGCGGCGGTGACGTCCATGTCCAGCAGCTGCTCGGCCCCGACCAGACGGCGCAATTCGAGGCGATGTGCCAGCGCGCCGGCGCGCGGTTCAGCGGCGGCCTGTTCGCCTGCGCCGCCCTGGCCCACCACGAATTGTCCGGTGCGGACACCTATTACGGCCTGACTCCCACCGACAAGCGCAAGAGCCCCGCGGACTTCATGACCGTGGGCTGGTTCACCGGGGTGGTGCCGTTCACGGTTCCCATCGACCCCAACTCGTTCGAGGAGACCGCGCGCGCCGCGCAGGCTTCCTTCGACGCGAACATGAGCTGCTCGAACGTGCCGTTCGACCGGGTTCTGGAACTGGCGCCGTGGCTGAAGAAGTACGGCCCGCAGTTCACCATGATGAGCTACATGGATGCGGGCCTGCCGCCCCTGTCCGCCATCGTGGCGACCGCGCTGGACGGCGTGAACGCGACCGCGTTCACCGACGGTCGCAGCCCGGCCTACATGTACTCGACGGTCTTCCGCCTGTTCGACGAGGTCTCGATCATGATCTCGTACCCGAACAACCCGGTGGCCCGGGAGTCGGTGATCCGCTACACGGACACGCTCAAGTCGGTCTTCGACCGGGTTGTCTCGGGGAGCCTGGCAGCGGTTCCGGTTCGCGTCGCGAGGTAA
- a CDS encoding glycosyltransferase, with protein MKFVLAAHGTRGDIEPGATVGLELQRRGHDVRMAVPPNLIDFVESAGLPGVAYGPDTREQIVAVAEFTHNAFKPQSPARLFRDCRELFVEGWADMSRTLTSLAEGADLLLTGQTYHGVVANVGEYHDIPVAGLHHFPVRANGQIGVPFLWSPAPVVRATLKAGWRLYSAMSKPSEDAQRRELGLPKTTVPAWQRMADAGALEIQAYDQAVFPKLAAEWNGRRPFVGALTLQLAAHTDDEVAAWIANGKPPIYFGFGSTPVKSPAETVAMISDACAELGERALVYAGADGAESMPHDDHVKLVGLINYATILPMCRAAVHHGGAGTVAASLRAGLPTSILWDVADQFIWATQVKRLKVGSAKRLSNITRKSLVRQLRAILAPECVARARDIAPKMTKPAVGVATAADLLEQTVRVSA; from the coding sequence ATGAAGTTTGTCCTGGCAGCCCATGGAACCCGTGGCGACATCGAGCCCGGCGCCACGGTGGGGCTGGAGTTGCAGCGTCGTGGGCACGACGTCCGAATGGCGGTGCCGCCCAACCTGATCGATTTCGTCGAGTCGGCCGGGCTGCCCGGGGTCGCGTACGGCCCCGACACCCGCGAACAGATCGTCGCCGTCGCCGAGTTCACGCACAACGCCTTCAAACCCCAGAGCCCGGCCAGGTTGTTCCGCGACTGCCGCGAGCTTTTCGTCGAGGGCTGGGCGGACATGAGCCGGACGCTGACCTCGCTGGCCGAGGGCGCCGACCTGTTGCTGACGGGCCAGACCTACCACGGCGTCGTGGCCAATGTCGGTGAGTACCATGACATTCCGGTCGCGGGACTGCATCACTTCCCGGTGCGCGCCAATGGCCAGATCGGTGTTCCGTTCCTCTGGTCGCCGGCCCCCGTGGTCCGCGCCACGCTGAAGGCGGGGTGGCGACTGTACTCGGCCATGTCCAAGCCCAGCGAGGACGCCCAGCGCCGGGAACTCGGCCTGCCGAAAACGACCGTCCCCGCCTGGCAGCGGATGGCCGACGCGGGAGCGCTCGAGATCCAGGCCTACGACCAGGCCGTGTTCCCCAAGCTCGCCGCCGAATGGAACGGGCGGCGGCCGTTCGTCGGCGCGCTGACGTTGCAGTTGGCCGCGCACACCGACGATGAGGTCGCCGCGTGGATCGCAAACGGAAAGCCCCCGATTTACTTCGGTTTTGGCAGCACGCCGGTCAAGTCCCCCGCCGAAACGGTGGCGATGATTTCGGACGCCTGCGCGGAGTTGGGCGAACGGGCGCTGGTCTACGCGGGAGCGGACGGTGCCGAATCGATGCCCCACGACGACCACGTGAAGCTGGTGGGACTGATCAACTACGCGACCATCCTGCCCATGTGCCGGGCGGCCGTTCACCACGGGGGCGCCGGGACCGTCGCCGCGAGCCTGCGCGCCGGGCTGCCGACGTCGATCCTGTGGGACGTGGCCGACCAGTTCATCTGGGCGACACAGGTCAAGCGGCTCAAAGTTGGCTCTGCTAAACGTCTGTCGAACATCACCCGCAAATCGCTGGTCCGCCAGTTGCGCGCGATCCTGGCCCCGGAGTGCGTGGCGCGGGCCCGCGACATCGCCCCGAAGATGACCAAACCCGCCGTCGGTGTCGCCACCGCCGCAGATCTTTTGGAGCAAACCGTCCGCGTCAGCGCGTGA